A stretch of the Trueperaceae bacterium genome encodes the following:
- the mfd gene encoding transcription-repair coupling factor, with amino-acid sequence MTTREPLTRTAAGRLLGLPSVARLALFARHEGPAVLLTTADRLPLFADARVFGADVTVEPGPADWHELREKVVVSLDRALSPVPADPRALALRLEAGRDYHRDDLLASLVRLGFERDALPGFTVRGDTVTVHLSADDADGALRLEFFGDELEALTLAGEPRSSHVLAPVSLAEYDRSTWTTRLLEHLPGVVFLDAPELMPGAVPDEAAETRGGRGTAGDGAPRRGDAGPGSAPDDDQPPSGDTGGAASTEVLGTAWLWGYLAGREVVSFGRDPLDLERASAPLEPLGYYRGKLTAFAQDVHMWLRDGYSVHLLLRFERTGRYLREKVLDEQESHWRNEVGDRPGQVSLLIAKGAQGGYRDPERREVVLSEELLYGYQGGRRLKRLPGKAVHDASQLTVGDYLIHPDHGIGRFLGLEPRQVVGVTRDYLLLQYAGEGKLYLPVEQLPLVRRHPGTTDDPPRLSTLGTNEWARAREKARVNASELAAELIKAYAKRQVSKGTAFPPLPDWDPLIERNFGFELTPDQAKAVEDVFADLGREVPMDRLISGDVGFGKTEVAIRAAHRVVGHGYQVAMLVPTTVLAKQHFDTFRERFAGLPVRVEMLSRFTPDRQARDVIEGLKSGSVDIVVGTHRLLAEGVAYKRLGLLVVDEEHRFGVGQKERLKSLKADVDVLSLSATPIPRTLYMSLVGLRDVSQILTPPQGRKPIQTVLQPYDPLTVRDAVLFEMERGGKVFYIHDRVGSMSLRARTLSQLVPEARIGVAHGQMPEDELEEVMIGFDEGAYDVLLSTTIVESGLDITGANTLVIERADRLGLAQLYQLRGRVGRRETEAWAYLLYPGRLTEQAQRRLYAIAELNDLGSGHLLAEKDMEIRGVGNLLGPEQHGHISAVSLEVYTELLAEEIAKLKGEQRAAERPQVTIDLSVDARLSPTYLQDDDERVAFYGRFAETDSLAEVSRVAKELREAYGPFPPEVKAFVELTRLRILAGSKGVATVKEHMTDVQISLHGDVGDLDYDARALKRLPFAVEVTRYPPGFSIKKRGLKPADLPGAVTDVLYLLG; translated from the coding sequence ATGACGACTAGGGAACCCCTCACCAGGACAGCCGCCGGCCGCCTCCTGGGCCTGCCCAGCGTGGCGCGCCTGGCGCTGTTCGCGCGCCACGAGGGACCGGCGGTGCTGCTCACGACGGCCGACCGCCTGCCGCTGTTCGCCGACGCCAGGGTCTTCGGCGCCGACGTCACCGTCGAGCCCGGCCCGGCCGACTGGCACGAGCTGAGGGAGAAGGTCGTCGTCAGCCTCGACCGGGCGCTCAGCCCCGTGCCCGCCGACCCGCGCGCGCTGGCGCTGCGGCTCGAGGCGGGGCGCGACTACCACCGCGACGACCTGCTCGCCTCCCTGGTGAGGCTCGGCTTCGAGCGCGACGCCCTGCCCGGCTTCACCGTGCGGGGCGACACCGTGACGGTGCACCTCTCCGCCGACGACGCCGACGGCGCGCTCCGCCTCGAGTTCTTCGGCGACGAGCTCGAGGCGCTCACGTTGGCCGGTGAGCCCAGGTCCTCCCACGTGCTGGCCCCCGTGTCGCTCGCCGAGTACGACAGGTCGACGTGGACCACCAGGCTCCTCGAGCACCTGCCCGGGGTCGTGTTCCTCGACGCGCCCGAGCTGATGCCCGGCGCGGTACCCGACGAAGCGGCCGAGACGCGCGGCGGGCGAGGGACCGCGGGGGACGGCGCGCCGCGGCGTGGCGACGCGGGGCCGGGGAGCGCGCCCGACGACGACCAGCCGCCGTCAGGCGACACCGGAGGGGCCGCTTCGACTGAGGTCCTCGGCACGGCTTGGCTGTGGGGCTACCTGGCGGGGCGGGAGGTCGTGAGCTTCGGCCGCGACCCCCTCGACCTGGAGCGCGCCAGCGCGCCGCTCGAGCCGCTCGGCTACTACCGCGGCAAGCTGACGGCGTTCGCGCAGGACGTCCACATGTGGCTGCGCGACGGCTACTCGGTGCACCTGCTCCTGCGCTTCGAGCGCACCGGGCGCTACCTGCGCGAGAAGGTCCTGGACGAGCAGGAGTCGCACTGGCGCAACGAGGTGGGCGACCGGCCGGGCCAGGTGTCGCTGCTGATCGCGAAGGGCGCGCAGGGCGGCTACCGCGACCCGGAGCGCCGCGAGGTCGTGCTCAGCGAGGAGCTGCTCTACGGCTACCAGGGCGGCCGCCGCCTCAAGCGGCTGCCCGGCAAGGCCGTCCACGACGCCTCCCAGCTCACCGTGGGCGACTACCTGATCCACCCCGACCACGGCATCGGCCGCTTCCTCGGCCTGGAGCCGCGGCAGGTGGTGGGCGTCACGCGCGACTACCTGCTGCTCCAGTACGCCGGCGAGGGCAAGCTCTACCTGCCCGTCGAGCAGCTCCCGCTGGTGCGCCGGCACCCCGGCACCACGGACGACCCGCCGCGCCTGTCGACCCTGGGCACGAACGAGTGGGCGCGGGCGCGCGAGAAGGCGCGCGTCAACGCGTCCGAGCTGGCGGCCGAGCTCATCAAGGCCTACGCCAAGCGGCAGGTCTCGAAGGGCACGGCGTTCCCGCCGCTGCCCGACTGGGACCCGCTCATCGAGAGGAACTTCGGCTTCGAGCTGACGCCGGACCAGGCCAAGGCCGTCGAGGACGTCTTCGCCGACCTAGGGCGCGAGGTGCCGATGGACCGCCTGATCTCGGGCGACGTCGGCTTCGGCAAGACCGAGGTCGCGATACGCGCCGCGCACCGCGTCGTCGGGCACGGCTACCAGGTCGCGATGCTCGTGCCCACGACGGTCCTGGCGAAGCAGCACTTCGACACGTTCAGGGAGCGCTTCGCGGGTCTGCCGGTGCGCGTCGAGATGCTCTCGCGCTTCACGCCAGACAGGCAGGCCAGGGACGTCATCGAGGGCCTGAAGAGCGGCAGCGTGGACATCGTCGTCGGCACGCACCGGCTGCTGGCCGAAGGCGTGGCCTACAAGCGCCTCGGGCTCCTCGTCGTGGACGAGGAGCACCGCTTCGGCGTGGGCCAGAAGGAGCGCCTGAAGAGCCTCAAGGCCGACGTCGACGTGCTGTCGCTGTCGGCCACGCCGATCCCGCGCACGCTCTACATGAGCCTGGTGGGCCTGCGGGACGTCAGCCAGATCCTCACCCCGCCGCAGGGTCGCAAGCCCATACAGACCGTTCTACAGCCCTACGACCCGCTCACCGTGCGCGACGCGGTGCTGTTCGAGATGGAGCGCGGCGGCAAGGTGTTCTACATCCACGACCGCGTCGGCTCGATGAGCCTCAGGGCACGCACCCTCTCGCAGCTCGTGCCGGAGGCGCGCATCGGCGTGGCGCACGGCCAGATGCCGGAGGACGAGCTGGAGGAGGTCATGATCGGCTTCGACGAGGGCGCCTACGACGTGCTGCTGTCGACGACGATCGTCGAGTCCGGCCTCGACATCACGGGCGCCAACACGCTGGTCATCGAGCGCGCCGACAGGCTGGGGCTCGCCCAGCTCTACCAGCTCCGCGGCCGGGTGGGCCGGCGCGAGACCGAGGCCTGGGCCTACCTGCTCTACCCGGGACGCCTCACGGAACAGGCGCAGCGTCGGCTCTACGCGATCGCCGAGCTGAACGACCTCGGCTCCGGCCACCTCCTGGCCGAGAAGGACATGGAGATACGCGGCGTCGGGAACCTGCTGGGGCCCGAGCAGCACGGCCACATCAGCGCGGTCTCGCTCGAGGTCTACACCGAGTTGCTCGCCGAGGAGATCGCGAAGCTCAAGGGCGAGCAGCGCGCCGCCGAGAGGCCCCAGGTGACGATCGACCTCTCCGTCGACGCCCGCCTCAGCCCCACCTACCTGCAGGACGACGACGAGCGGGTCGCCTTCTACGGACGCTTCGCCGAGACCGACTCCCTCGCCGAGGTGTCGCGCGTGGCCAAGGAGCTGCGCGAGGCCTACGGACCGTTCCCGCCCGAGGTGAAGGCGTTCGTCGAGCTGACCCGGCTGCGGATCCTCGCCGGCTCGAAGGGCGTGGCCACCGTCAAGGAGCAC
- the rsmI gene encoding 16S rRNA (cytidine(1402)-2'-O)-methyltransferase, which produces MTEGRAPTVARRLTLVPTPVGNLGDVTLRALDVLRQADVVAAEDTRRTRVLLDHHGIAARLERLDAHTIPSRAPALFEEHGWVAYVTDAGTPGISDPGAELVRLALASGVEVEVLPGATAFVPALVASGLPTARFTFEGFLPRKGSSRSRRLRDIAASHATSVVYESPHRLAETLRDLAEACGEARPASVSREISKLHEETVRGTLGELATRFAAAPARGEVVVVVGPRPHAEDDHPEPALGGLTAEEAAARLAAAGVRGRLLRGALAALGAPRNAAYRAALDHPDHDD; this is translated from the coding sequence ATGACGGAGGGCCGCGCGCCCACGGTGGCCCGGAGGCTCACGCTCGTGCCGACCCCGGTGGGCAACCTCGGGGACGTGACCCTCAGGGCGCTAGACGTCCTGCGGCAGGCCGACGTCGTCGCCGCCGAGGACACCCGCCGCACGCGCGTGCTGCTCGACCACCACGGCATCGCGGCGCGTCTCGAGCGCCTCGACGCCCACACGATCCCCTCCCGGGCGCCGGCGCTGTTCGAGGAGCACGGGTGGGTGGCCTACGTGACCGACGCGGGCACGCCCGGCATCTCCGACCCCGGCGCGGAGCTCGTGCGGCTGGCGCTGGCGTCCGGCGTGGAGGTCGAGGTCCTGCCCGGCGCCACGGCCTTCGTGCCCGCCCTCGTCGCCTCCGGGCTCCCCACCGCCCGCTTCACCTTCGAGGGCTTCCTGCCGCGCAAGGGCAGCTCGCGCTCGCGCCGGCTGCGGGACATCGCCGCGAGCCACGCCACCAGCGTGGTCTACGAGTCGCCGCACCGCCTGGCCGAGACGCTGCGCGACCTGGCCGAGGCCTGCGGCGAGGCGCGGCCCGCCAGCGTGAGCCGCGAGATCTCGAAGCTCCACGAGGAGACGGTGAGGGGCACGCTCGGCGAGCTGGCGACCCGCTTCGCCGCGGCGCCGGCGCGCGGCGAGGTCGTGGTCGTCGTGGGGCCGCGCCCGCACGCCGAGGACGACCACCCCGAGCCCGCCCTGGGCGGCCTCACCGCCGAGGAGGCGGCCGCGCGACTCGCCGCGGCCGGGGTTAGGGGTAGGCTCTTGCGCGGCGCGCTCGCGGCGCTGGGCGCCCCGCGCAACGCCGCCTACCGCGCCGCCCTGGACCACCCCGACCATGACGACTAG
- a CDS encoding SpoIID/LytB domain-containing protein, whose product MRRLLLAAAALCLALAPAALAQAVGGSAVVRVLLAVEPSVVVDLDGPHVGLVDGRRRFRAGAGLEWPVTALDGTLYVDGAAVGQTLTLEPETGLFAFDGRRYRGAVRLSAVEGGVEVVNVVGVEDYLRGVVPAEMAASWPLEALKAQAVAARSYTLTSLDPAARYDLCATEDCQVYRGVAAENPRTDAAIAATAGVVVTYGGAPARTYYHADSGGTLASSAEVWGTWTPYLVAREDARSSSPHRSWSVRLDGRSLGASLAAAGLDVGDVTSLRVLALSESGRVSELEVAGTRGTRVLRGAQLRSLARSWGLKSMSFRVQGGLTVSGDGWGHGVGMSQYGARALASAGYDYSQILAFYYPHTGLTRFVAEAR is encoded by the coding sequence GTGCGGCGTCTCCTGCTCGCCGCGGCGGCCCTGTGCCTGGCGCTGGCCCCGGCGGCCCTCGCCCAGGCCGTGGGCGGGTCCGCCGTCGTCCGCGTCCTGCTGGCCGTGGAGCCCAGCGTCGTCGTCGACCTCGACGGGCCGCACGTGGGGCTGGTCGACGGGCGCCGGCGCTTCAGGGCCGGTGCTGGCCTCGAGTGGCCCGTGACGGCACTTGACGGCACCCTCTACGTCGACGGGGCGGCGGTGGGGCAGACGTTGACCCTCGAGCCGGAGACCGGCCTGTTCGCCTTCGACGGCCGCCGCTACCGCGGCGCCGTGCGGCTGTCGGCGGTCGAGGGCGGCGTGGAGGTCGTGAACGTCGTCGGCGTCGAGGACTACCTGCGCGGCGTCGTCCCCGCCGAGATGGCGGCGTCGTGGCCGCTCGAGGCGCTCAAGGCCCAGGCCGTCGCCGCGCGCAGCTACACGCTCACCTCGCTCGACCCCGCGGCCCGCTACGACCTGTGCGCCACCGAGGACTGCCAGGTCTACCGCGGCGTCGCGGCGGAGAACCCGCGCACCGACGCCGCGATCGCCGCCACCGCCGGCGTGGTCGTGACCTACGGCGGCGCCCCGGCGCGGACCTACTACCACGCCGACTCCGGCGGCACGCTGGCCTCCAGCGCCGAGGTGTGGGGCACGTGGACGCCGTACCTGGTGGCGCGCGAGGACGCGCGCTCGAGCAGCCCGCACCGCTCCTGGTCCGTGCGCCTGGACGGCCGCAGCCTCGGCGCCTCGCTGGCGGCGGCCGGCCTAGACGTCGGCGACGTCACGTCGCTGCGCGTGCTGGCGCTCTCGGAGTCAGGCCGCGTCAGCGAGCTGGAGGTCGCCGGCACCCGGGGCACGCGCGTGCTGCGCGGCGCCCAGCTGAGGTCCCTGGCGCGGTCCTGGGGGCTCAAGTCGATGTCGTTCCGGGTGCAGGGCGGCCTCACCGTCAGCGGCGACGGCTGGGGACACGGCGTCGGCATGAGCCAGTACGGCGCGCGCGCCCTGGCGAGCGCCGGCTACGACTACAGCCAGATCCTGGCGTTCTACTACCCCCACACGGGCCTGACCCGCTTCGTGGCCGAGGCGCGCTGA
- the acnA gene encoding aconitate hydratase AcnA, whose product MRDRTNPDSFEARSTFDTGSGQAYYYRLAALEEAGLGEVSRMPFSVRVLLESLLRNEDGYVVTADDVRRLAAYDARSVADQEIPFMPARVVLQDFTGVPAVVDLAALRSAMHRLGGDPELINPQVPVDLVIDHSVQVDEYDSPLALLRNAEIEFERNRERYEFLRWGQAAFDDFNVVPPASGIVHQVNLEYLAKGVLSKPHLGGEVVYPDSLVGTDSHTTMINGLGVLGWGVGGIEAEAVMLGQPYYMVMPEVIGFKITGSLPEGATATDLVLVVTQMLRKKGVVGKFVEFFGPGLKAMTVPDRATIGNMAPEYGATVGFFPIDEETLRYLRQTGRLPDEVEAVERYAKANMLWRDDSTPDPVFTDVIELDLSLVEPSVAGPKRPQDRIRLADVQRQFREDLTKPFEERGFALDDAALRRTGRLRMGDVERDLRHGDVVIAAITSCTNTSNPSVMIAAGLVAKKAAERGLRAKPWVKTSLAPGSKVVTEYYKDTGLLPYLEQVGFYVVGYGCTTCIGNSGPLPDPVVQAIQEGDIVAASVLSGNRNFEGRINPHVKANYLASPPLVVAYSLAGTVDIDIVNDPLAHDAQGNPVYLRDLWPTHAEVVAHMERAMNPETFRRIYDGIERSNEKWNAIPVRGGTLFEWDESSTYIQEPPFFIDMPDEPAPVEPIRGARVLVKVGDSVTTDHISPAGSIAVNSPAGQYLIERGVEKKDFNSYGSRRGNDRVMTRGTFANIRLKNQVAPGTEGGYTTDFTDGQVKSIYDASRSYIAKGVPTIVIAGQDYGMGSSRDWAAKGTYLLGVKAVIARSFERIHRSNLVGMGVLPLQFLDGQDAEVLGLTGTETYDIDVAEPLEPRQRVRVTARRDDGSATEFEAVLRLDTPVEVDYLRNGGILHTVLRNIKRASAGSVAP is encoded by the coding sequence ATGCGTGACAGAACGAACCCAGACAGCTTCGAGGCGCGGTCCACGTTCGACACCGGCTCGGGCCAGGCCTACTACTACCGCCTGGCCGCGCTGGAGGAGGCGGGGCTCGGCGAGGTCTCCCGCATGCCGTTCAGCGTGCGCGTCCTGCTCGAGTCGCTCCTGCGCAACGAGGACGGCTACGTCGTCACCGCCGACGACGTCAGGCGCCTGGCCGCCTACGACGCCAGGTCCGTGGCCGACCAGGAGATACCGTTCATGCCGGCCCGCGTCGTGCTGCAGGACTTCACCGGGGTCCCCGCCGTCGTCGACCTGGCGGCCCTGCGCAGCGCGATGCACCGCCTCGGCGGCGACCCCGAGCTGATCAACCCTCAGGTGCCCGTGGACCTGGTCATCGACCACTCGGTGCAGGTGGACGAGTACGACAGCCCGCTGGCCCTGCTCCGCAACGCCGAGATCGAGTTCGAGCGCAACCGCGAGCGCTACGAGTTCCTGCGCTGGGGCCAGGCGGCCTTCGACGACTTCAACGTCGTGCCCCCCGCCTCCGGCATCGTCCACCAGGTGAACCTCGAGTACCTGGCCAAGGGCGTGCTCAGCAAGCCGCACCTCGGCGGGGAGGTCGTCTACCCCGACTCCCTGGTGGGCACCGACAGCCACACGACGATGATCAACGGCCTGGGCGTGCTCGGCTGGGGCGTCGGCGGCATCGAGGCCGAGGCCGTGATGCTCGGCCAGCCCTACTACATGGTCATGCCCGAGGTGATCGGCTTCAAGATCACCGGCAGCCTGCCCGAGGGCGCGACCGCGACCGACCTGGTGCTCGTCGTCACGCAGATGCTCCGCAAGAAGGGCGTGGTGGGCAAGTTCGTCGAGTTCTTCGGCCCCGGCCTCAAGGCCATGACCGTGCCGGACAGGGCGACGATCGGCAACATGGCGCCCGAGTACGGCGCCACGGTGGGCTTCTTCCCGATCGACGAGGAGACCCTGCGCTACCTCCGCCAGACCGGGCGCCTGCCCGACGAGGTCGAGGCCGTCGAGCGCTACGCCAAGGCGAACATGCTGTGGCGCGACGACTCCACCCCCGACCCCGTCTTCACCGACGTCATCGAGCTCGACCTCTCGCTCGTCGAGCCCTCCGTCGCCGGACCCAAGCGCCCGCAGGACCGTATCCGCCTCGCCGACGTCCAGCGTCAGTTCCGCGAGGACCTCACGAAGCCGTTCGAGGAGCGCGGCTTCGCGCTCGACGACGCCGCGCTGCGGCGCACGGGCAGGCTGCGCATGGGCGACGTCGAGAGGGACCTCAGGCACGGCGACGTGGTGATCGCCGCCATCACCTCGTGCACCAACACCTCGAACCCGAGCGTGATGATCGCGGCGGGCCTCGTCGCGAAGAAGGCCGCCGAGAGGGGCCTCAGGGCCAAGCCGTGGGTGAAGACCAGCCTCGCGCCCGGATCGAAGGTCGTCACCGAGTACTACAAGGACACGGGCCTGCTGCCGTACCTCGAGCAGGTCGGCTTCTACGTCGTGGGCTACGGCTGCACCACGTGCATCGGCAACTCGGGGCCGCTGCCCGACCCGGTCGTGCAGGCGATCCAGGAGGGCGACATCGTCGCGGCCAGCGTGCTCTCCGGCAACCGCAACTTCGAGGGACGCATCAACCCGCACGTGAAGGCGAACTACCTGGCGAGCCCGCCCCTCGTCGTCGCCTACTCGCTCGCCGGCACCGTCGACATCGACATCGTCAACGACCCGCTGGCGCACGACGCGCAGGGGAACCCCGTCTACCTGCGCGACCTGTGGCCGACGCACGCCGAGGTCGTCGCCCACATGGAGAGGGCGATGAACCCCGAGACGTTCCGGCGCATCTACGACGGGATCGAGCGCTCGAACGAGAAGTGGAACGCGATCCCCGTGCGCGGCGGCACGCTCTTCGAGTGGGACGAGAGCTCCACCTACATCCAGGAGCCGCCGTTCTTCATCGACATGCCGGACGAGCCGGCCCCCGTGGAGCCGATCCGCGGCGCGCGGGTCCTGGTGAAGGTGGGCGACTCCGTCACCACCGACCACATCTCGCCGGCCGGCTCGATCGCCGTGAACAGCCCCGCCGGGCAGTACCTCATCGAGCGCGGCGTCGAGAAGAAGGACTTCAACTCCTACGGCTCGCGCCGCGGCAACGACAGGGTCATGACCCGCGGCACGTTCGCGAACATCAGGCTCAAGAACCAGGTCGCCCCCGGCACCGAGGGCGGCTACACGACCGACTTCACCGACGGCCAGGTCAAGAGCATCTACGACGCCAGCCGCAGCTACATCGCCAAGGGCGTGCCGACCATCGTGATCGCCGGCCAGGACTACGGCATGGGCTCGAGTCGCGACTGGGCGGCGAAGGGCACGTACCTGCTCGGCGTCAAGGCCGTCATCGCCCGCAGCTTCGAGCGCATCCACAGGTCGAACCTCGTGGGCATGGGCGTGCTGCCGTTGCAGTTCCTCGACGGCCAGGACGCCGAGGTGCTGGGCCTCACCGGCACCGAGACCTACGACATCGACGTCGCCGAGCCGCTCGAGCCGCGCCAGCGCGTGAGGGTCACGGCCCGGCGCGACGACGGCAGCGCCACCGAGTTCGAGGCCGTGCTGCGTCTCGACACGCCCGTCGAGGTCGACTACCTCCGCAACGGCGGCATCCTCCACACCGTGCTGCGCAACATCAAGCGCGCGTCCGCCGGCAGCGTGGCGCCTTGA
- the trxA gene encoding thioredoxin, with translation MDDHLVEITDDNFRDEAGDGLVLVDFWAPWCGPCRVVGPIIEELAHEYAGSVKVGKLNVDDNLQTAQMFRVMSIPTVILFKDGQPVEQVVGVARKADYQARIAKHLN, from the coding sequence GTGGACGACCACCTCGTTGAGATCACCGACGACAACTTCCGCGACGAAGCCGGCGACGGCCTCGTCCTCGTCGACTTCTGGGCGCCCTGGTGCGGCCCGTGCCGCGTCGTCGGCCCGATCATCGAGGAGCTGGCGCACGAGTACGCTGGCTCCGTCAAGGTCGGCAAGCTCAACGTCGACGACAACCTGCAGACGGCGCAGATGTTCCGCGTCATGAGCATCCCGACCGTGATCCTCTTCAAGGACGGCCAGCCCGTGGAGCAGGTCGTCGGCGTCGCCCGCAAGGCCGACTACCAGGCGCGCATCGCCAAGCACCTGAACTGA
- a CDS encoding amidohydrolase family protein, giving the protein MPFVPLDELVRRAAPADPGGPLRCVVTARVVYEGYGTPRQEAAVALFEDEPGRLVVTAVGPRDELLAAHPRSLVVDAGYAVSPAPVNAHTHLDLSDMPYTPGGYEDFLRAVIAHGRAGARGASAARRGLAEVKASGVRVVGDTVTDPAVMELLLGDPDLTGVAYWEVIGPDPDAAEEGFARAVEVVNRFRSLERPGGVRVGVSPHTPHTVSAPLLRRVASWARAQGLPVAIHVAETPAERELWLRGTGPLAAALASWGHPVAPVGASPVRYLDDLGALEGGPTLVHMVAVDDEDVRLAQAAGCAVVHCPRSNASLGCGRFPWETFARHGVDVAIGTDSRGSSPDLDVVAEALAAAELHGERASPRAVVRAAVKGGYRALGLRPPRVSVGAPAAALGAWT; this is encoded by the coding sequence GTGCCTTTCGTCCCTCTCGACGAGCTCGTGCGCCGCGCCGCTCCCGCCGACCCCGGTGGGCCGCTGCGCTGCGTGGTGACGGCGCGCGTCGTGTACGAGGGCTACGGCACGCCGCGTCAGGAGGCCGCCGTGGCCCTGTTCGAGGACGAGCCGGGCCGGCTCGTGGTCACGGCCGTCGGCCCCCGCGACGAGCTGCTCGCCGCGCACCCCAGGTCGCTCGTGGTCGACGCCGGCTACGCCGTGAGCCCCGCGCCCGTCAACGCGCACACCCATCTGGACCTCAGCGACATGCCCTACACGCCGGGCGGGTACGAGGACTTCCTCAGGGCCGTGATCGCCCACGGGCGCGCCGGGGCGCGGGGCGCGTCCGCCGCGCGCCGCGGCCTGGCGGAGGTGAAGGCGAGCGGCGTGCGCGTCGTCGGCGACACCGTCACGGACCCCGCCGTGATGGAGCTGCTCCTGGGCGACCCGGACCTGACGGGCGTGGCCTACTGGGAGGTCATCGGTCCCGACCCCGACGCCGCCGAGGAGGGCTTCGCGCGGGCGGTCGAGGTCGTGAACCGCTTCCGGTCGCTGGAGCGCCCCGGCGGCGTGCGGGTGGGCGTGTCCCCGCACACGCCGCACACGGTGTCGGCGCCGCTGCTGCGGCGCGTCGCGTCGTGGGCGCGGGCGCAGGGCCTGCCCGTGGCGATCCACGTGGCCGAGACCCCCGCCGAGCGCGAGCTGTGGCTGCGCGGCACCGGCCCGCTGGCCGCGGCGCTGGCCTCATGGGGCCACCCGGTGGCGCCGGTGGGCGCGTCGCCCGTGCGCTACCTCGACGACCTCGGCGCCCTCGAGGGCGGCCCCACGCTCGTGCACATGGTCGCCGTCGACGACGAGGACGTCCGGCTGGCGCAGGCGGCCGGCTGCGCCGTCGTGCACTGCCCCCGCTCCAACGCGTCCCTCGGCTGCGGGCGCTTCCCGTGGGAGACGTTCGCCAGGCACGGCGTCGACGTGGCCATCGGCACCGACTCCCGCGGCTCCTCGCCCGACCTCGACGTCGTCGCCGAGGCGCTCGCCGCCGCCGAGCTCCACGGCGAGAGGGCGAGCCCCCGCGCCGTCGTCAGGGCCGCCGTGAAGGGCGGCTACAGGGCCCTGGGCCTCCGGCCCCCGCGCGTCTCGGTCGGCGCCCCCGCCGCGGCGCTCGGCGCCTGGACCTAG
- a CDS encoding CofH family radical SAM protein, whose product MGLLAKAASGTRLTPEEAVALHELPLFDLAAAAHEVRLARTDPETVSYLIDRNVNYSNVCNVGCSFCGFYRTRRQADAYVLSYEQVSEKLAELEAIGGTRVLMQGGVNPYLPFEWYTGLLSFLKERHPGVRLEVFSPEEIRGMTRLTGMSAKEVLAELKAAGLDGLPGGGGEILVDEVRHARHVAPARISAGEWLGIMADAQELGLYTTATMVIGFGETVEQRVESLLCLRDAQDRALATHGNGYSAFISWTLQTEGVRIQGKVPGADAHEYLRNVAVTRLFLDNFVNFQASWPTMGYKVAQTALFFGCNDFGSTMMEENVVSRAGARHRAASEREIVRQIVDAGFVPVQRDSLYNVIARPDVDALLASPAA is encoded by the coding sequence ATGGGCCTGCTGGCGAAGGCGGCGTCGGGTACACGGCTCACGCCCGAGGAGGCGGTGGCGCTCCACGAGCTGCCGCTCTTCGACCTGGCCGCCGCCGCGCACGAGGTGAGGCTCGCCCGCACCGACCCCGAGACCGTCAGCTACCTCATCGACCGCAACGTCAACTACTCGAACGTCTGCAACGTCGGCTGCAGCTTCTGCGGCTTCTACCGCACCAGGCGCCAGGCCGACGCCTACGTCCTGTCCTACGAGCAGGTGAGCGAGAAGCTGGCCGAGCTGGAGGCCATCGGCGGCACGCGCGTGCTGATGCAGGGCGGCGTGAACCCCTACCTGCCGTTCGAGTGGTACACGGGCCTCCTGAGCTTCCTGAAGGAGCGTCACCCCGGCGTACGGCTCGAGGTCTTCAGCCCCGAAGAGATAAGGGGCATGACGCGCCTCACCGGCATGAGCGCCAAGGAGGTGCTCGCCGAGCTGAAGGCCGCCGGCCTCGACGGCCTGCCGGGCGGCGGGGGCGAGATACTCGTCGACGAGGTCAGGCACGCTCGGCACGTGGCGCCCGCCCGCATCTCGGCAGGCGAGTGGTTGGGCATCATGGCCGACGCCCAGGAGCTCGGCCTCTACACGACGGCGACGATGGTCATCGGCTTCGGCGAGACCGTCGAGCAGCGCGTCGAGAGCCTCCTGTGCCTGCGCGACGCCCAGGACCGCGCCCTCGCCACGCACGGCAACGGCTACTCCGCGTTCATCTCCTGGACGCTGCAGACCGAGGGCGTGCGCATCCAGGGCAAGGTCCCCGGCGCCGACGCCCACGAGTACCTGCGCAACGTCGCCGTCACGCGGCTGTTCCTCGACAACTTCGTGAACTTCCAGGCGTCGTGGCCGACGATGGGCTACAAGGTCGCGCAGACCGCGCTGTTCTTCGGCTGCAACGACTTCGGCAGCACGATGATGGAGGAGAACGTCGTCTCCCGGGCGGGCGCGCGGCACCGCGCCGCCTCGGAGCGCGAGATCGTGCGGCAGATCGTGGACGCCGGCTTCGTGCCCGTGCAGCGCGACAGCCTCTACAACGTGATCGCGCGGCCCGACGTGGACGCCCTGCTGGCCTCTCCCGCCGCCTGA